One Salmo salar chromosome ssa01, Ssal_v3.1, whole genome shotgun sequence DNA window includes the following coding sequences:
- the LOC106568234 gene encoding proteinase-activated receptor 2-like — MLESFVEDNMSFQPHWLKLIFLLACVDLCLSQKNERFNAVVDDRGFSGNETMEGVGVSLTALMVLDSHLTTVFLPIVYIVVFAVGLPTNAMAIWVFLFRTKKKHPAAIYMANLALSDLLFVIWTPLKIAYHFNGNDWIYGERLCKVLVGFFYGNMYCSILFITCISVQRYWAIVYPLSQDCRNNHVAIGVSVAVWVGVWLLTTPLYLYDQTVKVTNLNITTCHDVIRPSQNSMAVGYFLTMGTLGFVVPTVVCVVAYVLMLKSLRNSMTDASVTKNRRKAVVLIITVLVMFLVCFTPSNIMLLVHYSLLLAGVVNDGYGFYITTLCLASLNSCVDPFIYYFISEEFREHVKNTLRCRSERTVARMSVSFSALKKKTTSTSDSGNTQSSYVKEGSHVEVGCTDVFKELDG; from the exons ATGTTGGAAAGTTTTGTGGAAGATAACATGAGTTTTCAGCCACATTGGTTGAAACTTATATTTTTATTGGCCTGCGtcgatctctgtctgtctcagaaaAATG AGCGTTTTAATGCTGTCGTTGACGACCGAGGATTCTCAGGGAACGAGACAATGGAGGGGGTGGGGGTCTCCCTGACGGCCCTCATGGTTCTGGACAGTCATCTGACCACTGTGTTCCTCCCCATTGTCTACATAGTGGTGTTTGCTGTGGGGCTGCCCACCAACGCCATGGCCATCTGGGTCTTCCTGTTCAGGACCAAGAAGAAGCACCCTGCCGCCATCTACATGGCCAACTTGGCTCTGTCTGACCTGCTCTTTGTCATCTGGACGCCTCTGAAGATCGCCTACCACTTCAACGGTAACGACTGGATCTATGGAGAGAGGCTGTGTAAAGTCCTGGTGGGCTTTTTCTATGGGAACATGTACTGCTCCATCCTCTTCATCACCTGTATCAGTGTCCAGCGCTACTGGGCCATCGTTTACCCCCTCTCCCAGGATTGTAGGAACAACCATGTAGCCATCGGTGTCTCGGTCGCAGTCTGGGTGGGGGTCTGGCTGCTGaccacccctctctacctctacgaCCAGACAGTCAAGGTGACCAACCTCAACATCACCACCTGCCACGACGTCATCCGGCCCAGCCAGAATAGCATGGCCGTCGGCTACTTCCTGACCATGGGAACCCTGGGATTTGTCGTTCCCACTGTAGTGTGCGTGGTGGCCTACGTTCTGATGCTCAAGTCCCTGAGGAACTCCATGACGGACGCCAGCGTCACCAAGAATCGGCGCAAGGCTGTGGTGCTCATCATTACTGTGCTGGTCATGTTCCTGGTCTGTTTCACCCCCAGTAACATCATGCTGCTGGTGCACTACTCCCTCCTGCTGGCCGGAGTAGTGAACGATGGCTACGGCTTCTACATCACCACCCTGTGTCTGGCCAGCCTCAACAGCTGTGTGGATCCATTCATCTACTACTTCATCTCAGAGGAGTTCAGGGAGCACGTGAAGAACACGCTGAGGTGCCGCAGTGAGAGGACAGTGGCGAGGATGAGTGTCTCGTTCAGCGCTCTTAAGAAAAAAACCACCTCCACATCAGACTCAGGGAACACACAGAGCAGCTACGTTAAGGAGGGCTCTCATGTGGAAGTTGGCTGTACTGACGTTTTTAAAGAACTGGACGGGTGA